The Chryseobacterium glaciei DNA window CAGAGTTTATCCTGTCTCTTGAAGAAATAATCATGATACAGATCGTAAATAGATTTCTTTTCCCAATCCGACAGATATTTATAAGACTCCGTGTTATAAACATTAAATCTTGGATGATAAACAATTTCGCCTTCTCTTTCTTCAGTTAAAAACAAAACATTCGCGCAAAGGGCAATCAATTGTTCTTCAACCGAACCTCTTGGATTTTTCTTAAAGAAATCTGATAATTTTCTCTGAGTATCAAATTCTTCTTTGAAAGAATACGTTCCGTTAGAATTATTATTGATGAATTCAAGCGCTTTTCCGTGATCTTCTCCGAAATAATTCCAAAGAATCTGATCATTAATAAACGGTTTGCAATACCTGTTAAAATCAAAAGGAATATGCCAAGCCTTAAATTCTTCTTCCGTAATAGGAACTGCAGGATAAAAATATCCCAAAATCCCTTGAGTAGCAGAAATCGGCATTCTCCAGATTCTGAAAAATCCTAAAATATGATCAATTCTCATCGCATCAAAATACTGTTCCAATGCCTTGAATCTGTTTTTCCACCATGTATAATCGTCAGCTTTCATCGCTTCCCAATTATAGGTTGGAAATTCCCAGTTTTGACCCAATTCCGTAAACTGATCCGGCGGTGCTCCGGCTTGGAAATCCATACCGAATAATTCAGGCTCCGTCCACGCTTCCACAGAATGTCGGTAAATCCCGATCGGCAAATCTCCTTTTATGGAAACGCCTAAACTATGGATATATTCAATCGCCTCTTTTAACTGCTTATGGAGTTGATATTGCACCCAGGCATGAAGCATTGAGGCATCATATTCTTTATTTTTTGCTGAAAAGAATGGTGAAATTTTTCCTGCAATATATTTTTTATGCGTCTTCCAATCATTGAAGTTTGGAGTTTTATATTTATCTCTCAACACACAAAATGCAGAATATGGAATCAGCCAATCTTCATTATCTTTTATAAATTTCTTAAAGTTTCTGTCTTTATAGATCTTCTCTTTTTCTGTATTGAAAACGGCTTTCAAAAATTTCCATTTTCCGGAAATCATTTCTTCGTAATCAATTAATTCTAAAGAATTTAATTTTAATTTTTCGGTATTGTATTCTTCAACTAAATCTTTCGGCAAATTAAAATCAAGATTCTCCAAAGAAATATATTGAGGGTGTAAAGCATACACAGAAACCGCTGCGTAAGGATAAGAATCCGTCCAAGTATAGTTGGCCGTTGTATCATTGATTGGAAGAATCTGGATAATGCCCAATCCAGTCTCTTTTGTCCAGTCTGCAAGTTCTCTCATATCAGAAAATTCTCCGACACCGAAACCATTTTCACTTCTCAAAGAGAACACAGGAACCGCAACTCCTGCATCATGATACATTTGATATAGTTTGAATTTAAAATAATGACTCGAAACGATCTGCAAAATATCTTTCTGCTTATTGGGAACCGCAAACCTATTTTCTCCGGCTTCTACATCAATTACTTTACCTTCTTTTTTGTCATAAAGGCAATATTTAAATTGGATAAATTCGTTTTCAGGAATTTCAACCGAAGTCTCCCAAATACCGAAATCCGTCTGAGATAAATGAATTACTTTCTCATAGTCCCAATTTCCCAGAGAAGCCGTGCTTCCGAACAATACAATCTTCCAATTCGGATTGTACACCGGAGCCTCTAATCTGAATAAATGGGTATGTTTTTTTAAAACCGAAATCTTTTCAGGAACAAACTGATTCAGCTTATTGTAAAGGATTTTATTGTTTAAATAATTTTCGGGGAAATTTTTATTGTTCCATTCATCGAAAATAGAAAATTCTTTATAGTTGTGAGGGAAATTAAGATAATGCAAAACAAATTCTTCTCTAAAAATACTTTCTTTTTCACCTGTAAGCTGATATTTATAAGATATGGATTTTGAAAAATAGTCTACTTCACATTTCCACAAACCGTTCTCGGTGCAAAACATTTTATGAGTTTTGGGTACAGCTCCTTCTTCATTGATGATCAACTGCAAAGATTCCCCTGTTTTTGCGCTGTAACCTATATTAAAGTATAATTTCATCTATATTTTTTTATAAAAATACATTTTAATCTCGAAAAACAAAACTTATTGAATATCAAATATTCATTAAAAAAGCCTTCTCAGATATTTGAAAAGGCTATAATTTTTAAGAAAGCTAAAAGATTATTCTGTTACAATAATTTTCTTGCTTAATAATATTTTTCCGGACTCATTAGCGATACTCACAATATAAGCTCCATTGATGAGATTTTTCAAATAAACCTGTTGATTTAATGAACCGTCTTTTACGGATAAATTCTGTTGCATTACATTTTTACCCGAGATATCAAAAATAGTAAGTTTAAGATTTCCTTTTACCGATTTATCATTCACATTTACGTTGATCAATTGCTCATCAACTCTGGTCGGATAGATATCTAAATTTGCCAAAACATTATTTGAAATTGCTTTATCATTAGCGAAATATTTACTCGCCAAATCATAAATATGTAAATTTAAATTTCCCGGAAGTTGTTTTGCCTGTAAATCATTCAAATTAACTTCATATAAAGGCGCTCCTTTTGCACTTGCAATCACAACTTTTCCGTTAGAATTTACCGCAGCTCCGTTTACAGAATAACCTTCGGGAATTCCTATTATTTTTCCTACAAATTTGGACTTTAATTCTTTAGTTGAAACTTTGAAAACATTTCCGGAAGTTGCAAAAACATAGAAATTATTATCTGCATCGGCGATCATATCACCTCCAAAGCCTGTTTCAATTGTTGTGAAAGAATTTTTCCCGTTTGAAGAATCATCTTTAACAATCCCAAGATCATTTACAACATATTGATTGTTCTTTTTACTGATCTGTAAAAACTGTGTTCCGGAATTATTCATCGCGTAAATATTACCGTCATATCCAGTTGCCATTCTCGTTATGTGAGAATTAATATCGCAAGAAGTTACTCTCGCAACATTGTTTTCAACCAAAGTGATTTCTTTCGTTTTAGAATTTAAAACATAGATATTTGATGAAAACATCGGCATATACACCAGATTATTATTCCTAGAATCATATGCTAAAGTTGCCATTGTCGTCGCCTGAGAATTGTTGTAAGAATTTTTATCCTCGGTTACAGAACCATTTCTTGTCTGCGAAAATATTTTTGCAGAAGAATCTGCCGTGAAGACAGCTTCTCCAGAAGTTCCATTTACCGCATCAATGGCACGAAAGTCATTAAAAACAATACCTGGAGTATCTTTTCCCGTCAATGCAAAAAAATCTTGCTGGGCATGAGCGTTTGCTCCTAATAATACCAAAAATAAAGGGAATAAATGTTTTTTCATAATAAGTTGGATTTAGATTCGTAATGATTTTACTATTACTAAGTTACATAATTTTCAAATTGGATGACAAAAAATCTCTATTAATTGAATAACATTTACAATAATTTAATTTTAATGATGTGATTATGATAATTTGGAGAATATTTTAAGCCTGATATCTTTTTATATTTAAATTTTAACCATTAAGATTTTGTTTAAGCTGTTAAGATTATTAAGATATAGATTTCTCCTTCGTCGAAATGACAAAAATATGCATAAAAAAACTCCCACAAATTTGTGAGAGTTTAAGTATATAATTCTTTTAATTTTAGTTCAAAACGTAAGTTGTTCCGTCTCTTCCGTCTTTTAATTCAATCCCTTCAGCAAGAAGTTTATCGCGGATTTGATCTGAAAGGTCAAAGTTCTTCGATTTTCTTGCCTGATTTCTCAATTCGATTAAAACCTGTAATGTTTGATCTAACTTTTCATTGTTATTTTCTTCGACCGCCTGAAGTCCCAGAACATCAAATATTAAAGCATTTAAAGTTGATTTCAAATCCTCTAAATCTTTCATTGAAATAGTTTCTTTTTCATCATTTAAAGCAAAAATAAATTTCACAGCTTCAAATAAATGAGCGATAAGAACCGGAGAATTGAAATCATCATTTAAAGCATCGTAAGCTTTATTTTTCCACTCTTCCAGATTAAAACCTGATTGTTTTTCATCATTTGGAGTGATTGAATTCAACACTTTTACCGCTTCCATTAATCTGATGAAACCTTTTTCACTCGCGATCATAGCATCATTAGAAATATCTAAAACACTTCTGTAATGAGCCTGTAGGAAACAAAAACGTACAATCGACGGATGGAAAGGCTTTTCAAAGAAATCATTATCTCCCGTAACCAACTGCATCGGTAAAATGTAATTCCCTGTCGACTTACTCATACGTTGCGTATTCATTGTCAACATATTAGCATGCATCCAGTAATTTACCGGAGCGGTATCATTGCAAGCTTTTCCTTGAGCAATTTCACATTCGTGATGTGGGAATTTTAAATCCATTCCACCTCCGTGAATATCAAATTTCTCACCTAAATATTTAGTGCTCATTGCAGTACATTCAAGATGCCATCCTGGGAAACCTTCTCCCCAAGGCGAATTCCATCTCATGATGTGTGCAGGTGAAGCTTTTTTCCAAAGAGCAAAATCCTGTGGATTTTTCTTTTCACCTTGTCCGTCTAAATCGCGGGTATTAGCGAAAAGTTCTTCAATATTACGTTTTGAAAGCTCACCGTAATTAAGACCTCTTTTATTGTATTCAAGAACGTCAAAATATACAGATCCATTGCTTTCGTAAGCGAAACCTTTTTCAATTAATTTCTGAGTTAATTCAATTTGCTCAACAATATGACCTGTTGCTGTAGGTTCTATGTTTGGAGGAAGTAAATTAAACATTTCCAAAACCTTATGAAAATCAACCGTATATTTCTGTACAATTTCCATTGGCTCCAGTTTTTCAAGACGGGTTTGCTTTACAAATCTGTCGTTGTTTACGTCTCCATCGTCTGTAAGGTGCCCTGCATCGGTGATATTTCTTACGTATCTTACTTTATATCCCAAATGCGTTAAGCTTCTGTAAATAAAGTCGAAAGAAAGGAAAGTTCTCACATTTCCCAAATGCACATTGCTGTAAACGGTAGGTCCACAGACGTACATTCCGACGTTTCCTTCTAAAATGGGGTTAAATATTTCTTTTTCCGCTGTAAGCGAGCTGTATATTTTTAATTGCATTGTGTTGTTTTTGATTTAATGATTTTAAAATTTAGTTTAAAGTTTAGATATATTAAAAGGCCGAAATCTTTTAATAACAGCATTCACAGCAACAACAAATAATTGTAGCTATAAAAATCTGGTCTGAAACTTTTTTAAATTTTATCATTATTAATTTATTATTAATCCAATTTAGCATGACTTCCTACGTAATGTAAGAATTCCTGTCTTGTAATAGGATTTGTTTTGAAAATTCCGCTTAATTCTGCTGTGATGGTAGAACTTGCAGTATCTTTAATTCCTCTGCAATTTACACAAAGATGTTTAGCATCGATGATACAGGCAACATTTTTTGTACCTAAAGCTTCTTTTAACGCGTTCACAATCTGCATTGTCAATCTTTCCTGAACCTGTGGCCGCTTCGCATAATAATCTACAATCCTGTTAATTTTTGAAAGTCCAATTACTTCGCCATTTGAAATGTAGGCAACATGCGCTCTCCCAATAATTGGTAAAAAGTGGTGTTCGCAAAAAGAATATACCGTGATATCTTTCTCAACCAACATTTGGCTGTATTTATATTTATTGGAAAATGTAGAAATTCCCGGTTTGTTTTCCGGTAATAGTCCTCCAAAAATTTCATTTACATACATTTTGGCAACACGCGTTGGGGAATCTTTCAAAGAATCATCTGTCATATCCAATCCCAGCGTTTCCATAATCTCACCGAAAAGTTCAGTGATCTTTTCTATTTTTTCCTGTGGCGATTTATCAAAAGCATCTTCCCGTATAGGCGTATGTTCTTTTCCTGTGAAAATATCATCGTCGTTATCAGTAAAATCAACCATTTTTTATTTAATTTGCAACAAAAATACGGATAATATCTGTTCGTATATTTCAATTTAACCCAAAAATATTACCTCATCTCCTCATTCGTATAAAAGTTATGATTATTGCTGAAGAAGTACACCATGAAAATCAGAAAAAGGAATTTCTAGAATTCCCTGTCAGACTTTATCAACATGACAAAAACTACATCAGACCTTTAGATAAAGATATTGAAGCTATTTTTGATCCTCAAAAAAATAAATTCTTCAAAACCGGAGAATGCAAAAGATTCATATTTAAAAATAAAGAAAATAAAACTGTTGGAAAAATCGCAGTTTTCGTCAATCAATTATACGAACAAAATCAACCCACAGGAGGAATTGGATTCTTTGATTGCATTAATGATCAGGAAACGGCTAATTTTATTTTTGATTATTGCAAAAAATGGCTTCAGGAAAGAGGAATTAAAGCTATGGACGGACCTATAAACTTCGGTGAGAGAGACAAATTCTGGGGATTACTTATTGAAGGATTCATAGAACCTTTATATGGAATGAATTATAACTTCCCTTATTATAAAGAGCTTCTTGAGAATTATGGTTTTCAAATTTATTTTGAACAGCTTTGTTTTTCAAGACCTATTTTCGCGGAAGTTTCGAGAGTCTTTACAGTTATGCATGCAAAACACAGTAAAAATCCTGCAATTTCAGCAAGACCATTGAAAAAGAATAATCTTGAAAAATTTGCTAAAGACTTTACTGAAATTTATAACAAAGCCTGGGCAGCGCATGGAGAAGGGAAACAACTTGAGGAAGCAAAGACCTTAAAAATGTTTAAAACGATGAAACCGATCATCAATGAACATATTTCATGGTTCGTTTACGAAAATGAAAAACCAATTGCCATGTGGATGAATATTCCGGATCTGAATCAATGGTTTAAATATATGAATGGGAAATTTGGATTTATTGAGAAACTAAAATTTCTATGGATAAAGAAATTCAAAAAGAATGAAAAAATGGTCGGTCTTGTTTTCGGCGTTGTCCCTGAATGGCAGAAAAAAGGACTTGAAGGTTATATGATTTGGGAAGGTACACAACATCTAAGAAAGCACACTGATTTTAAAGTTACCGAGCTTCAATGGATCGGGGATTTTAATCCTAAAATGATAAAAATTGCAGAAAATCTGGATACAGAGGTGACTAGAAAATTGGCGACTTATCGGTACTTGTTTGATAGGGAGAAGGTTTTTGAAAGACACCCTATGTTATAAGATAAAGTTTCGGCGCAGCCTTTGGCTGCGCCGAAACTTTTAAAATCAAATATTTTAAAATAGCTCTCCTGCTACTTTTTTAATATTGTCACTTTTCCCCATTGAGTAGAAATGTAAAACAGGAACTCCAAAATCAAGAAGTTCTTTGCATTGATTGATTGCCCATTCTACCCCGATTTGCTTTACGGCTTCATTGTTTTTAGCACTTTCCACTTCATTAATTAAATCTTCCGGTAAATCGATTTTGAAAACCTGTGGTAATAATTTCAAATGTCTTTTTGTTGCAATTGGTTTAATTCCAGGGATAATTGGAACTGTAATTCCCATTTCTCTCGCCTTTGTCACAAACTCGATAAACCTTTTATTATCAAAAAACATTTGAGTTACGATATAGTCTGCTCCGGCATCCACTTTTTGTTTCAGCCATTTTAAGTCGTAGTTCATGGAAGGTGCTTCCATATGTTTTTCAGGATAGCCGGCTACTCCAATGCAAAACTTGTTATTTTCTTCACAAGCCTGCTCGTCATGAAGGTATTTTCCTCTTCCTAAATCATTAATTTGATGAACCAAATCCATCGCACTCGCGTGACCTCCTTTTGTAGGTTCAAAATACTGGTGTCCTTTCATTGCATCACCACGAAGCGCCATTACATTATCAATCCCAAGATACATACAGTCTACTAAAAGATATTCTGTTTCTTCTTTTGTAAACCCTCCACAAAGCAAATGCGGAACGGTATCTACATTATATTTATGCTGAATTGCCGAACAAATCCCCAATGTTCCGGGACGCATTCTGGTAATTTTACGTTCCATCAGACCGTTGCCTTTATCAATGTAAATATATTCTTCGCGAGAAGTCGTCACATCAATAAAAGGAGGTTTAAATTCCATCAAAGGGTCTATATTTCCATACAAATCTTCAATTCCGATTCCTTTCTGAGGCGGAACAACTTCTAAGGAGAACAAAGTTTTTCCGTTTGCATTTTTTATGTGTTCTGTAATCTTCATGTTTAAATTTTAATCTGCTAAATTAGGTGACAACCATTTTCTGGCTTCCTGTAAAGAAATTCCTTTCCTCTTAGAATAGTCTTTCAACTGATCTTCTGTAATTTTTCCGAGCCCAAAATATTTTGCATGCGGACTTCCGAAATAATATCCGGAAACGGCAGCTGTCGGAAACATTGCTAAGCTTTCTGTAAGATAAACTCCGATATTTTCTTCTACTTTTAAAAGATCCCAAATGGCATGTTTTTCCAAATGATCTGGACAAGCCGGATAGCCCGGTGCAGGACGAACTCCTTTATATTTTTCAGCAATTAAATCATCATTGCTTAAATTTTCCTGATTGGCATATCCCCAATATTCTGTTCTTACTTTTTTATGTAAAAATTCAGCATAAGCTTCTGCAAAACGGTCAGCCAAAGCTTTTACCATGATTGCATTATAATCGTCATTGGCTTTTTCATATTCATCTGACAATTCATCAGTTCCAAAACCTGTAGTCACACAGAAAGCTCCTACATAATCAGTTTTTCCTGAACTTTGAGGAGCAATAAAATCGCTTAATGCTAAATATTCTTTGCCTTTAGATTTTTGAAGCTGCTGTCTTAATGTGATAAATTTAGATTGCTGCTGATCATTTTCATCAAAAATTAAAATATCATCATCTTCAGTTGAATTTGCCTTGAAAATTCCGAAGATCGCTTTGGCTGTCAATGCTTTTTCATCTAAAATTTTCTTTAAAATAACCTGAGCATCTTTAAATAATTCTTTGGCCTGCTCTCCTACCACCTCATCATCAAAAATATTCGGGTACTTCCCATGAAGATCCCAACTTCTGAAAAATGGTGACCAGTCGATAAACGGAACCAATTCATTCAAATCCTGACCTTCAAAAACCTGTACCCCTAAATTATTCGGTGTGAAAATTTCTTCGTTTTCCCAGTCGATTTTAAATTTATCTTTTCTTGCATCTTCAATCGAAACATATTCCTTATCAATTTGTCTGTTCAGGAATTTTTCACGGAAATCTGAATAGTCACTCTTTAAATCGTTTACATATTCTTTATTTCTATCTCCTAATAAAGAACTCACCACGTTTACCGCTCTGGAAGCATCGTTAACGTGAACAACTGCATTTTTATATTTTAAATCTATTTTTACCGCAGTATGTGCTTTTGAAGTCGTTGCACCACCGATCAATAATGGGAAATTAAGATTCTGACGTTCTAATTCTGATGCGATGTACACCATTTCATCTAAACTTGGCGTGATCAAACCACTCAGACCAATAACATCTACATTATGTTCAATTGCAGCCTGAATAATTTTCTCGGCAGGAACCATTACTCCAAGATCTACAATCTCATAATTGTTACAACCCAACACAACGCTCACAATATTTTTACCAATATCATGAACGTCACCTTTTACCGTTGCCATTAAGATTTTACCGTTGGCAGGTCTTTCACCGTCTTTTTCAGCTTCAATAAATGGTTGTAAATAGGCCACCGCCTTTTTCATTACCCTTGCCGATTTTACAACTTGTGGAAGGAACATTTTTCCGCTTCCGAATAAGTCACCAACAACACCCATTCCTGTCATTAAATTAACTTCAATAACATGTAACGGTTTGGCAGATTGTAACCTTGCTTCTTCTACATCTTCTTCAATAAAACGGTCGATCCCTTTTACTAAAGAGTGTGTAATTCTTTCCTGTAAAGGTCTGGTACGCCATTCTAGTTCTTCAACGACTTCTTTTTTGACAGATTTATTCTTTTCAGAATAATCCAACAACCTTTCTGTTGCATCTTCTCTTTTGTCGAGAATCACGTCTTCTACAAGACCTAATAATTCTTTATTAATTTCATCATAAACTTCCAACATTGCTGGGTTTACAATTCCAATATTCATTCCTGCCTGAATCGCGTGATAAAGGAAAACCGAGTGCATCGCTTCTCTCACCGTATCATTTCCTCGGAAAGAGAACGAAACATTGCTTACACCTCCACTTACAGACGCATACGGAAGATTTTGACGAACCCATCTTGTCGCTTCGATGAAGTCGATTGCATTTCTTCTATGTTCATCCATTCCAGTTGCAACAGGGAAAATATTTAAATCGAAAATAATATCCTCAGCCGGAAACTTCACCTCATCAACTAAAATATCATAAGACCTTTTAGTGATTTCAAGCCTACGATCGTAGGTATCAGCTTGTCCGTCTTCATCAAAAGCCATGACAATAACCGCTGCACCGTATCTCTTTATGGCTTTAGCCTGTTTTACAAATTCCTCTTTACCACCTTTTAAACTGATAGAATTTACTACAGATTTTCCTTGAACAACCTGTAATCCAGCTTCTAAAATCTCCCATTTCGAGGAGTCAATCATGATCGGAATTCTGGAAATATCCGGTTCTGAACCTACTAAGTTCAGGAATTTTATCATGGATGCTTTTCCATCGATCAATCCGTCATCAAAATTAACGTCAAGGATCTGTGCGCCGCCTTCAACCTGATGACGGGCAATATCCAAAGCTTCAGAAAATTTCTCTTCTTTAATTAATCTTAAAAACTTTTTGGAACCGGCAACATTCGTCCTTTCACCAACGTTGATAAAATTACTTTCCGGAGTTATAATAAGAGGCTCAAGGCCCGATAGTCTTAAATATTTCATTAATTGTGTATTCTTCTAAAATAAATTAGTAGCGTTAATTCTAATGCAATAAGTGTTGAAAAATTTATACAATTTCTCTCACTTTTCTTGGCTCATATTTATCAACCAAATCTGCAATTGCTTTGATATGATCTGGTGTTGTACCACAGCAACCTCCGATGATATTGATGAGTCCTTTTTCTACGTATTCTCTGATTTGTTCTGCCATAAATTCTGGCGTTTCATCATATTTTCCGAACGCATTTGGCAGACCAGCATTGGGATACGCTGAAACAAAGAAATCTGAATTATGTGCCAACGTTTCCAAATAGGGCGTTAATTGATTTGCTCCTAAAGCACAATTGAAACCAACGCTCAATAAATTTAAATGTGAAACTGAGATCAAAAATGCTTCTGCAGTTTGTCCGCTTAACGTTCTTCCTGATGCATCGGTAATTGTTCCTGAAACCATGATTGGAATTTTAATTCCTCTTTCTTCGCTGATTTCATCAATAGCGAAAAGAGCAGCTTTTGCATTCAATGTATCGAAAATAGTTTCTACCAATAAAATATCTGAACCTCCATCTAATAAAGCTTCAGACTGTTGTTTGTAGGCAATTCTTAATTCATCAAAAGTGATTGCTCTGTATCCTGGATCGTTTACATCAGGGCTTAAACTTGCCGTTCTGTTGGTTGGCCCGATTGAACCTGCTACAAATCTTGGTTTATCAGGATTTTGAGCGGTAAATTCATCACAAACTTTTCTTGCAATTTTTGCAGATTCATAGTTCAGTTCGTACACCAACTCTTCCATATGATAATCTGCCATTGCAATGGTTGTTCCTGAAAAGGTGTTGGTTTCCAAAATATCAGCTCCGGCTTCCAAGTACTTTTTATGAACTTCCTCGATCGCATGAGGTTGCGTTAATGAAAGTAAATCATTATTTCCTTTTACAGGGTGCTCATAATCCTTGAACCTTTCGCCACGGTAATCTTCTTCCTCGAATTTATACCGCTGAAGCATTGTTCCCATTGCTCCGTCAAGAATTAAAATTCTTTCTGATAACGCTTTATATAATTGTTCTGAATTTTTCATTTTATTTATTTTTCATTGGTGAATTAATCCGTTGATTGATATTTTTCCACAGGTTTCACCTATGGCTATTTTTGTTGAACCCTTCGGGTTCTTTTGCAGCCCGACTTGAGCGGAAATCCTTTTTTATCAGGCCAAAGCGATGGAAAAAAGATTGGGAGCGGAAGGCGGATACAGCTGCCCAAATAATTAATCCAATGCCTGTTTCAGATCTGCGATGATATCGTCTACATTTTCCAACCCTACCGAACAACGAACTAAACCAGCCGTAATTCCCACTTCATTTCTTTCTTCATCTGACAATTTCGAGTGCGTGGTAGAAGCCGGATGCGTAACAATTGTTCTGGTATCACCCAAGTTTGCAGAAAGAGAACACATTTTTATTTTATCTAAAAAGTTTCTTCCGCCTTCAATTCCGCCTTTGATCTCGAATGCAACGATATTTCCACCCAACTTCATCTGTTTTTTTGCCACTTCATAACTTGGATGAGAAGGCAAGAATGGATATTTTGTCAATTCTACATTCGGAT harbors:
- the metF gene encoding methylenetetrahydrofolate reductase [NAD(P)H] yields the protein MKITEHIKNANGKTLFSLEVVPPQKGIGIEDLYGNIDPLMEFKPPFIDVTTSREEYIYIDKGNGLMERKITRMRPGTLGICSAIQHKYNVDTVPHLLCGGFTKEETEYLLVDCMYLGIDNVMALRGDAMKGHQYFEPTKGGHASAMDLVHQINDLGRGKYLHDEQACEENNKFCIGVAGYPEKHMEAPSMNYDLKWLKQKVDAGADYIVTQMFFDNKRFIEFVTKAREMGITVPIIPGIKPIATKRHLKLLPQVFKIDLPEDLINEVESAKNNEAVKQIGVEWAINQCKELLDFGVPVLHFYSMGKSDNIKKVAGELF
- the metH gene encoding methionine synthase, which produces MKYLRLSGLEPLIITPESNFINVGERTNVAGSKKFLRLIKEEKFSEALDIARHQVEGGAQILDVNFDDGLIDGKASMIKFLNLVGSEPDISRIPIMIDSSKWEILEAGLQVVQGKSVVNSISLKGGKEEFVKQAKAIKRYGAAVIVMAFDEDGQADTYDRRLEITKRSYDILVDEVKFPAEDIIFDLNIFPVATGMDEHRRNAIDFIEATRWVRQNLPYASVSGGVSNVSFSFRGNDTVREAMHSVFLYHAIQAGMNIGIVNPAMLEVYDEINKELLGLVEDVILDKREDATERLLDYSEKNKSVKKEVVEELEWRTRPLQERITHSLVKGIDRFIEEDVEEARLQSAKPLHVIEVNLMTGMGVVGDLFGSGKMFLPQVVKSARVMKKAVAYLQPFIEAEKDGERPANGKILMATVKGDVHDIGKNIVSVVLGCNNYEIVDLGVMVPAEKIIQAAIEHNVDVIGLSGLITPSLDEMVYIASELERQNLNFPLLIGGATTSKAHTAVKIDLKYKNAVVHVNDASRAVNVVSSLLGDRNKEYVNDLKSDYSDFREKFLNRQIDKEYVSIEDARKDKFKIDWENEEIFTPNNLGVQVFEGQDLNELVPFIDWSPFFRSWDLHGKYPNIFDDEVVGEQAKELFKDAQVILKKILDEKALTAKAIFGIFKANSTEDDDILIFDENDQQQSKFITLRQQLQKSKGKEYLALSDFIAPQSSGKTDYVGAFCVTTGFGTDELSDEYEKANDDYNAIMVKALADRFAEAYAEFLHKKVRTEYWGYANQENLSNDDLIAEKYKGVRPAPGYPACPDHLEKHAIWDLLKVEENIGVYLTESLAMFPTAAVSGYYFGSPHAKYFGLGKITEDQLKDYSKRKGISLQEARKWLSPNLAD
- a CDS encoding T9SS type A sorting domain-containing protein, with the protein product MKKHLFPLFLVLLGANAHAQQDFFALTGKDTPGIVFNDFRAIDAVNGTSGEAVFTADSSAKIFSQTRNGSVTEDKNSYNNSQATTMATLAYDSRNNNLVYMPMFSSNIYVLNSKTKEITLVENNVARVTSCDINSHITRMATGYDGNIYAMNNSGTQFLQISKKNNQYVVNDLGIVKDDSSNGKNSFTTIETGFGGDMIADADNNFYVFATSGNVFKVSTKELKSKFVGKIIGIPEGYSVNGAAVNSNGKVVIASAKGAPLYEVNLNDLQAKQLPGNLNLHIYDLASKYFANDKAISNNVLANLDIYPTRVDEQLINVNVNDKSVKGNLKLTIFDISGKNVMQQNLSVKDGSLNQQVYLKNLINGAYIVSIANESGKILLSKKIIVTE
- the cysS gene encoding cysteine--tRNA ligase → MQLKIYSSLTAEKEIFNPILEGNVGMYVCGPTVYSNVHLGNVRTFLSFDFIYRSLTHLGYKVRYVRNITDAGHLTDDGDVNNDRFVKQTRLEKLEPMEIVQKYTVDFHKVLEMFNLLPPNIEPTATGHIVEQIELTQKLIEKGFAYESNGSVYFDVLEYNKRGLNYGELSKRNIEELFANTRDLDGQGEKKNPQDFALWKKASPAHIMRWNSPWGEGFPGWHLECTAMSTKYLGEKFDIHGGGMDLKFPHHECEIAQGKACNDTAPVNYWMHANMLTMNTQRMSKSTGNYILPMQLVTGDNDFFEKPFHPSIVRFCFLQAHYRSVLDISNDAMIASEKGFIRLMEAVKVLNSITPNDEKQSGFNLEEWKNKAYDALNDDFNSPVLIAHLFEAVKFIFALNDEKETISMKDLEDLKSTLNALIFDVLGLQAVEENNNEKLDQTLQVLIELRNQARKSKNFDLSDQIRDKLLAEGIELKDGRDGTTYVLN
- the folE gene encoding GTP cyclohydrolase I FolE: MVDFTDNDDDIFTGKEHTPIREDAFDKSPQEKIEKITELFGEIMETLGLDMTDDSLKDSPTRVAKMYVNEIFGGLLPENKPGISTFSNKYKYSQMLVEKDITVYSFCEHHFLPIIGRAHVAYISNGEVIGLSKINRIVDYYAKRPQVQERLTMQIVNALKEALGTKNVACIIDAKHLCVNCRGIKDTASSTITAELSGIFKTNPITRQEFLHYVGSHAKLD
- a CDS encoding 4-alpha-glucanotransferase → MKLYFNIGYSAKTGESLQLIINEEGAVPKTHKMFCTENGLWKCEVDYFSKSISYKYQLTGEKESIFREEFVLHYLNFPHNYKEFSIFDEWNNKNFPENYLNNKILYNKLNQFVPEKISVLKKHTHLFRLEAPVYNPNWKIVLFGSTASLGNWDYEKVIHLSQTDFGIWETSVEIPENEFIQFKYCLYDKKEGKVIDVEAGENRFAVPNKQKDILQIVSSHYFKFKLYQMYHDAGVAVPVFSLRSENGFGVGEFSDMRELADWTKETGLGIIQILPINDTTANYTWTDSYPYAAVSVYALHPQYISLENLDFNLPKDLVEEYNTEKLKLNSLELIDYEEMISGKWKFLKAVFNTEKEKIYKDRNFKKFIKDNEDWLIPYSAFCVLRDKYKTPNFNDWKTHKKYIAGKISPFFSAKNKEYDASMLHAWVQYQLHKQLKEAIEYIHSLGVSIKGDLPIGIYRHSVEAWTEPELFGMDFQAGAPPDQFTELGQNWEFPTYNWEAMKADDYTWWKNRFKALEQYFDAMRIDHILGFFRIWRMPISATQGILGYFYPAVPITEEEFKAWHIPFDFNRYCKPFINDQILWNYFGEDHGKALEFINNNSNGTYSFKEEFDTQRKLSDFFKKNPRGSVEEQLIALCANVLFLTEEREGEIVYHPRFNVYNTESYKYLSDWEKKSIYDLYHDYFFKRQDKLWSEKAMEKLPMILNATEMLICGEDLGMVPDCVPAVMDELAIIALKVQRMPSDNIPFYNPKNASYLNVITASSHDSSTLRQWWKEDPALTQKYFNQQLIQYGKAPQELDAHLAEIIMKQHLYTNAMLAIFPIQEFFATDKELTNPKMDNERINNPAVFPHYWCYRMHLNLEDLKNSTDFNQKIKYWVKDSGRL